A region from the Acyrthosiphon pisum isolate AL4f chromosome A1, pea_aphid_22Mar2018_4r6ur, whole genome shotgun sequence genome encodes:
- the LOC100161933 gene encoding uncharacterized protein LOC100161933 precursor (The RefSeq protein has 1 frameshift compared to this genomic sequence): protein MKAATILAALACLLEVSHAFPFNFNKRNLDSLARTGQLPEYKRSLASLAKSGQLPEKLVQEKRMLDVLEQASDANSKAIQDQKNRVIEEIKNLALTGLSKRQAATEPDFRDEFKSDLRSILDQFLEKFGTTYDPEKVELFLTNMADEVFENHGVVSLDHIRFLIETGYFQPEMREVDDVKPADGDSSPDDYITKRFMASLARNDNMPFWYNSPRYVAKRYISSLLRQGRLPYGFQPTTESSTKNQNWNLQDGQKPKRSDRPYQNSEEFIPVMQGSKTLQSIIDDLTQEPMQKRYLAGTSRILSGHLKNSGGNTSSRRQQQNRRKQTAG, encoded by the exons ATGAAAGCCGCAACGATCCTGGCC GCCCTGGCCTGCCTACTCGAG GTCTCACATGCATTCCCGTTTAATTTCAACAAGAGGAATTTAGATTCCCTAGCGAGAACCGGACAGTTACCAGAATACAAACGATCGCTTGCTTCGTTGGCCAAGAGTGGACAATTACCCGAAAAGTTGGTTCAAGAGAAACGAATGTTGGACGTTTTGGAACAAGCAAGCGATGCAAACTCAAAAGCCATCCAAGACCAAAAAAATCGGGTAATAGAG GAGATAAAAAATTTGGCACTAACTGGGTTATCAAAAAGACAAGCAGCCACCGAGCCTGATTTCCGCGACGAGTTTAAATCAGATTTGCGAAGCATATTAGACCAATTTTTGGAAAAGTTTGGAACGACATATGATCCAGAAAAGGTTGAGCTGTTCTTGACCAACATGGCTGACGAAGTTTTTGAAAATCATGGTGTAGTTTCATTAGACCACATCCGATTCTTGATCGAAACTGGTTACTTTCAACCGGAAATGCGTGAGGTAGACGATGTAAAACCAGCTGATGGAGATTCGTCACCAGACGACTATATCACCAAACGTTTCATGGCTTCGCTAGCCCGGAATGATAACATGCCGTTTTGGTACAACAGCCCGAGGTATGTCGCCAAGCGGTACATTTCTTCATTGCTGAGACAGGGGAGACTGCCTTACGGATTCCAACCCACCACAGAGTCGTCGACGAAAAACCAAAACTGGAATTTACAAGATGGCCAAAAACCCAAGAGGAGCGACCGGCCGTATCAAAATAGCGAAGAGTTTATACCCGTGATGCAAGGCAGCAAAACTTTGCAGAGCATTATCGACGACTTGACACAAGAACCTATGCAGAAAAGATACCTGG